A single genomic interval of Cyprinus carpio isolate SPL01 chromosome B24, ASM1834038v1, whole genome shotgun sequence harbors:
- the LOC109046327 gene encoding NXPE family member 3-like, whose protein sequence is MDSSTQVYRLRKYVLLFACFVWITFYLIVWRLNCFQMRKYHPPVPKPVPKNNNSLTISVFDMGISDEEWERLQKALDWPGPDQQITQLDLSTSPVHSTFSIAGLKNNYKVGDNISVIITARDHNKNLKTYGGDFFKAKLFSSELKASVYGEVVDHRNGTYSVTLLLPWEGQAHVFVRLEHSSEVVQILKKYRDSSFPRSHYNGHFEGSGPNKTRISEVVECNLKWGAEGSWRKGSCCCEYKDIKTGTVWQCERPKKLSCDKLVYHSRGSMENPLNPFEKQFFAKTLTNVPITGDTQIINILPNTTDIGTTERCRSGLTTPVPAGFYLEDVWKSFVCNTQQFNPTQMWKCLKNKIVYMMGDSTTRQWFEFLEKKVPGLKRMNLHTPHLAGPLMAVELINNIIIHWRPHSVPLRFTIMPMTNLHYIANDIDKIAGGPHVVVVFTLFAHLVFHPITFYIHEVAKIRQSVVALLRRAPQTTVVIKSGNTAGLKDIFQSDWYVMQENTVMKEMFRDIDGVIYFDVWQMTSCHYLTENIHPGPVVIANEISMFLSYVCPA, encoded by the exons ATGGATTCAAGCACACAAG TTTACAGGTTAAGAAAATATGTATTActatttgcatgttttgtttggaTTACATTCTACCTG ATTGTATGGCGACTGAATTGTTTCCAAATGAGAAAATATCATCCCCCTGTCCCTAAACCAgttcctaaaaataataattcattaacaaTATCAGTGTTTGACATGGGAATCAGTGATGAGGAGTGGGAAAGACTACAGAAGGCTCTTGACTGGCCTGGTCCAGATCAACAAATCACTCAGCTGGATCTGAGCACAAGTCCAGTCCACTCAACATTCTCTATTGCAGgactgaaaaataattacaaagtgGGAGACAACATCTCTGTTATTATCACAGCCAGAGACCACAACAAGAACCTGAAAACATATGGAGGAGATTTTTTCAAAGCAAAGCTTTTCAGTTCAGAGCTAAAG GCAAGTGTGTACGGGGAGGTTGTGGATCATCGTAATGGGACTTACTCTGTTACTCTTCTTCTTCCCTGGGAAGGTCAGGCACACGTTTTTGTACGTCTTGAGCACTCCAGTGAGGTTGTGCAGATTCTTAAAAAATACAGGGATTCCTCATTCCCACGCAGCCACTATAATGGTCACTTTGAAGGATCAGGACCCAATAAAACCAGGATCAGTGAAGTAGTAGAATGTAATCTTAAGTGGGGTGCAGAAGGAAGCTGGAGAAAAGGCAGTTGCTGCTGTGAGTATAAGGATATAAAAACAGGGACGGTGTGGCAGTGTGAGAGACCAAAGAAACTTTCCTGTGACAAACTGGTTTATCACTCAAGAGGAAGTATGGAAAACCCATTAAATCCCTTTGAGAAGCAGTTTTTTGCAAA GACTTTAACAAATGTTCCTATTACTGGAGACACACAAATCATCAATATCCTTCCCAACACTACAGACATCG GCACAACAGAGAGGTGCAGATCTGGCTTGACGACACCTGTTCCTGCAGGATTCTATTTGGAAGATGTTTGGAAGTCTTTTGTATGCAACACTCAACAATTCAATCCTACCCAAATGTGGAAATGTCTCAAAAATAAGATTGTCTACATGATGGGAGACTCCACCACAAGGCAGTGGTTTgagtttttggaaaaaaaagtgcCTG GCCTAAAAAGAATGAACCTCCACACTCCTCATTTGGCTGGACCCCTAATGGCTGTGGAGTTgataaataatatcattattcACTGGAGGCCTCATAGTGTTCCTTTGCGATTTACTATAATGCCTATGACCAACCTGCATTATATCGCCAATGATATTGATAAAATAGCTGGTGGTCCTCATGTAGTCGTTGTCTTTACACTCTTTGCCCACCTGGTGTTTCACccaataacattttacattcatgAAGTGGCCAAAATCCGTCAGTCTGTTGTTGCTCTGCTGAGACGTGCACCACAGACCACCGTTGTCATCAAGTCTGGAAACACTGCAGGACTAAAG GACATTTTTCAAAGTGATTGGTATGTAATGCAAGAGAACACAGTGATGAAAGAGATGTTCAGAGATATCGATGGCGTAATCTACTTTGATGTCTGGCAGATGACTTCCTGTCACTATCTTACTGAAAATATTCACCCAGGACCTGTTGTCATTGCTAATGAAATCAGCATGTTTCTCTCATATGTCTGTCCTGCCTAA